Proteins from a genomic interval of Chroococcidiopsis thermalis PCC 7203:
- a CDS encoding peptide ligase PGM1-related protein — protein sequence MQILDRHLSTQVETFRQLQMQLRDRWKNVESFDRSDGDILVIPSLSVDQREIQKIEGVLHYEERLLFSLIRLQNPRTRLIYITSQPLHPSVIDYYLQLLPGIPFSHARDRLLLLSTYDSSFKPLTQKILERPRLIERIKQALRRDQSFMICYNTSPWERELSLKLEIPLYAADPDLTIWGTKSGSRQIFAESGVPHPDGCHDRLDSVDDLATATAELWERQPHLKRMVVKLNEGISGEANALFDLKPLQEFAPGKISHGDRVAAIKDSLPSLRFQATSENWTNYASRVPELGAIVEAFVEGEVKRSPSVQGRILPDGTVEILSTHDQILGGPDGQIYLGCRFPADEAYRVQLQDLGLKIGWTLAKKGALERFGIDFMAVQQADGNWDLQAIEINLRKGGTTHPFMTLKLLTNGRYDLSTGLFYSQQGRAKYYVATDNLHKKRYRGLLPNDLMDIIASHRLHFDTGTETGTVFHLMGCLSEFGKLGLTSIGDSPQQAEDIYQKVIKVLDGETKSHHNAAATTTAQQIIPFGWRLEGG from the coding sequence ATGCAGATATTAGACCGTCATCTATCGACACAGGTAGAAACATTTCGTCAGTTACAAATGCAGTTGCGCGATCGATGGAAAAATGTAGAAAGCTTCGATCGAAGTGACGGAGATATTTTAGTCATTCCCTCTCTGAGTGTCGATCAGCGAGAGATTCAAAAAATTGAAGGCGTGTTGCATTACGAAGAACGCCTGCTGTTTTCGTTAATTCGCTTGCAAAATCCCCGCACGCGACTGATTTATATTACATCTCAGCCCCTACATCCCAGCGTCATCGATTATTACTTACAACTGTTACCAGGCATTCCTTTTTCTCACGCCCGCGATCGCTTATTACTTTTATCTACCTACGATTCTTCCTTCAAACCACTGACTCAAAAAATTTTAGAACGACCCCGCCTGATCGAGCGAATTAAGCAAGCACTGCGGCGGGATCAATCGTTTATGATTTGTTACAACACTTCCCCTTGGGAAAGAGAGTTATCTCTCAAGTTAGAAATTCCTCTTTATGCTGCCGATCCCGATCTCACAATTTGGGGGACAAAAAGCGGTAGTCGGCAAATTTTCGCTGAGAGTGGCGTGCCTCATCCCGATGGGTGTCACGATCGCCTCGATAGTGTAGACGATTTAGCCACAGCAACTGCTGAATTATGGGAACGCCAACCGCATCTCAAACGCATGGTGGTCAAATTAAATGAGGGAATTTCTGGCGAAGCAAATGCTCTTTTCGACCTAAAACCTTTACAGGAATTTGCCCCAGGAAAAATTTCTCATGGCGATCGCGTTGCTGCTATCAAAGATAGTCTACCTTCTTTGCGATTTCAAGCCACATCAGAAAATTGGACAAATTATGCTAGCCGCGTTCCCGAATTAGGAGCAATTGTTGAAGCGTTTGTTGAAGGAGAAGTGAAGCGATCGCCCAGCGTTCAAGGTCGAATTTTACCTGATGGCACGGTTGAAATTCTCTCTACTCACGACCAGATTTTAGGTGGTCCAGACGGACAAATTTATCTTGGCTGTCGGTTTCCCGCTGACGAAGCTTATCGAGTGCAGTTACAAGATTTGGGTTTAAAAATTGGCTGGACTTTAGCAAAAAAAGGTGCTTTAGAACGGTTTGGCATTGATTTCATGGCTGTACAGCAAGCTGATGGTAACTGGGACTTGCAAGCAATAGAAATCAACCTTCGTAAAGGTGGAACGACCCATCCTTTCATGACATTAAAGTTATTAACTAACGGGCGCTATGACCTTTCAACCGGACTATTCTACAGCCAACAAGGGCGAGCAAAGTATTATGTTGCTACCGACAATTTACATAAGAAACGCTATCGAGGTCTATTACCAAATGATTTAATGGATATTATCGCTTCTCACCGCTTGCACTTCGACACAGGAACGGAAACGGGGACTGTTTTTCATTTGATGGGTTGTCTGTCAGAATTTGGCAAACTAGGCTTGACAAGTATCGGTGACTCCCCTCAACAAGCAGAAGATATCTATCAAAAGGTGATCAAAGTCTTAGACGGAGAGACAAAATCTCATCATAACGCTGCTGCTACTACTACTGCCCAGCAGATTATTCCCTTCGGCTGGCGATTGGAAGGAGGTTGA
- a CDS encoding DUF3084 domain-containing protein: MSTGFIWIAAIIILGGVIATVGDRIGTKVGKARLSLFKLRPRNTATLITILTGMVISFSTLGVLLAFDKRLRDGIFEIGRVQRLLELRRQDLTETRQQLETTTKAKTQVEQELTQAREEQKAQQIEAQRQQALAQKRLKEINQSLRAALTKQVQTQAQLNRTRSQLKQISSQYQQAQAQLNTVTGQARKLRQEIQQNQKELQALVAQRNQLKTRINQQDREIAKLDAEIQRRDLSIAQREALLKDLEKEAIALARNLQLLRQGNLALVRGQVLAARVVRIVRPSAARQAIEEILREANRNAMNQTQPGVEKISQRVVKISEKQVEQLIKQIDDGQDYLVRILAANNYVVGESSVQVFADVALNQQVFKPGEVLSRIEANPAVMTTREVRQRIDLLLEAAKFSAQRAGVLDENLLIADNRIQTLIRFFEQLQSYDRPLELKAIAAQNIYTAGPIAVELLATQNGQVIFSTQQSLPQPTEQGAGSGEQGAGSRGAEEQGAGSRGAENQEAESGE; encoded by the coding sequence ATGTCCACCGGATTCATCTGGATTGCAGCAATTATTATTTTGGGGGGTGTAATCGCGACGGTGGGCGATCGCATCGGCACGAAAGTAGGCAAAGCGCGGCTGAGTTTGTTTAAACTGCGCCCCCGCAACACAGCTACTTTGATTACCATCTTGACTGGGATGGTGATTTCTTTTTCCACTTTGGGGGTTTTGCTAGCTTTTGACAAGAGGTTGCGAGATGGGATCTTTGAGATTGGTAGGGTACAACGATTGCTGGAATTAAGGCGACAAGATTTAACCGAAACTCGCCAGCAATTAGAAACAACTACCAAAGCCAAAACTCAAGTCGAGCAAGAACTGACTCAAGCCAGGGAAGAACAGAAAGCTCAGCAGATAGAAGCTCAAAGACAGCAAGCACTAGCCCAAAAGCGGTTGAAAGAAATTAATCAGTCTTTACGGGCAGCGTTAACTAAACAAGTACAAACCCAAGCTCAACTCAACCGGACTCGCAGTCAACTTAAGCAAATCTCCTCGCAATATCAGCAAGCTCAAGCGCAACTGAATACGGTGACTGGGCAAGCACGCAAGCTGCGTCAAGAAATTCAACAGAACCAGAAAGAACTGCAAGCATTAGTTGCCCAACGAAACCAACTCAAAACAAGAATTAACCAGCAAGACCGAGAAATTGCCAAATTAGACGCAGAAATTCAGCGGCGAGACCTAAGTATTGCCCAAAGAGAAGCTTTGCTGAAAGATTTGGAAAAAGAAGCAATTGCTTTAGCAAGGAACTTACAACTGCTGCGCCAAGGGAATCTGGCATTAGTCAGGGGTCAAGTACTAGCGGCGCGGGTAGTGCGCATCGTTCGTCCTTCAGCCGCTCGTCAAGCTATCGAAGAAATTCTGCGCGAAGCTAACCGTAATGCGATGAATCAAACTCAACCTGGAGTAGAAAAAATTTCCCAAAGGGTTGTCAAAATTTCGGAAAAACAAGTCGAACAGCTCATCAAGCAAATTGACGATGGGCAAGATTATCTTGTCCGCATTCTTGCTGCAAATAATTATGTAGTAGGGGAAAGTTCCGTGCAAGTTTTTGCTGATGTGGCACTGAATCAACAAGTCTTTAAACCTGGAGAAGTCTTATCTAGGATCGAAGCGAACCCAGCAGTAATGACAACTAGAGAAGTGAGACAGCGGATAGATTTGTTGTTAGAAGCTGCTAAATTTAGCGCTCAACGTGCCGGAGTGTTAGATGAGAATCTCCTGATTGCCGACAATCGTATCCAAACCCTAATTCGCTTTTTCGAGCAACTCCAGAGCTACGATCGCCCGCTAGAATTGAAAGCGATCGCCGCTCAGAATATTTACACTGCTGGACCTATAGCTGTGGAGCTACTGGCAACCCAAAACGGACAGGTGATATTTAGTACTCAACAAAGTTTACCGCAGCCGACTGAGCAGGGAGCAGGGAGCGGGGAGCAGGGAGCAGGGAGCAGAGGAGCAGAGGAGCAGGGAGCAGGGAGCAGAGGAGCAGAGAACCAGGAAGCAGAGAGTGGGGAGTAG
- a CDS encoding GTP-binding protein, whose translation MHEPLEETELADELDKAIWGFDDIQAEINYKQAKDTLHNLVTRLDLKPQEREGLETEIAQLETMLENLEQRVVQIAVFGMVGRGKSSLLNALLGQQVFETGPLHGVTRSTQKAQWEVTEETIGAGDRYVKFTLPSSGDSQVELIDTPGLDEVDGETRAALAAQIANRADLILFAIAGDMTQVEHKALSQLRDVGKPILLVFNKIDQYPQADRIAIYQKIRDERVKELLSPDEIVMAAASPLTKKAIVRPDGTRSVQLSQGQPQVEELKLKILEILHREGKALVALNTMLYADNVNEQIVKRKLEIRASSADRLIWRATMTKAVAIALNPIMMVDLLSGAAIDAILILSLAKLYDIPMSQTGALQLLQKIALSLGGISASQLLANLGLSSLKSLLGIATPATGGITLAPYLSVAITQAGVAGVSAYSIGQVTKAYLANGATWGPEGPKAVITRILSSLDQTSILNRIKDELVAKLGARG comes from the coding sequence ATGCACGAGCCTTTAGAAGAGACGGAATTAGCCGATGAATTAGATAAGGCAATTTGGGGCTTTGATGATATTCAGGCAGAAATTAACTACAAACAGGCAAAAGATACTCTTCATAACTTAGTCACTCGTCTCGACCTCAAACCACAAGAACGAGAGGGATTAGAAACGGAGATCGCCCAGTTAGAGACGATGCTGGAAAATCTAGAGCAGAGGGTGGTGCAAATTGCTGTCTTCGGTATGGTAGGTAGGGGAAAATCATCTCTACTTAATGCTTTGTTAGGGCAGCAAGTCTTTGAAACGGGTCCACTGCATGGCGTGACTCGCAGCACTCAAAAAGCACAGTGGGAAGTTACAGAAGAAACTATTGGTGCGGGCGATCGCTACGTTAAATTTACCTTGCCTAGTAGCGGCGATTCTCAAGTAGAATTGATTGACACCCCCGGCTTAGATGAGGTTGATGGAGAAACTCGCGCTGCTCTCGCCGCGCAAATTGCCAATCGTGCCGATCTGATTTTATTTGCGATCGCCGGAGATATGACGCAAGTAGAACACAAGGCTCTTTCCCAACTGCGAGACGTTGGCAAGCCGATCCTGTTGGTATTTAATAAAATCGACCAATATCCCCAAGCCGACCGGATAGCGATCTATCAAAAAATTCGCGACGAACGAGTCAAAGAATTACTCTCTCCCGATGAAATTGTCATGGCGGCGGCTTCTCCTTTGACCAAAAAAGCGATCGTGCGTCCTGATGGAACCAGAAGCGTGCAACTCAGCCAGGGACAGCCGCAAGTTGAGGAATTAAAGTTAAAAATTCTCGAAATTTTACATCGGGAAGGCAAAGCTTTAGTTGCCCTCAATACAATGCTTTATGCCGACAACGTGAACGAGCAAATTGTCAAGCGTAAACTCGAAATTCGTGCCAGCAGTGCCGATCGCCTAATTTGGCGGGCAACCATGACCAAAGCCGTAGCGATCGCCCTCAACCCAATAATGATGGTCGATCTGCTCAGTGGAGCTGCGATCGATGCGATCCTCATCCTGTCTTTAGCTAAGTTATATGACATCCCGATGTCACAGACGGGAGCCTTGCAATTGCTACAAAAAATCGCCCTGAGTTTGGGCGGAATTAGTGCCAGCCAATTGCTAGCCAATTTGGGTTTGAGTTCCCTGAAAAGCCTACTTGGTATAGCTACCCCCGCTACCGGGGGCATTACTCTGGCTCCCTACCTTTCTGTTGCTATTACCCAAGCAGGTGTGGCGGGTGTTTCTGCTTACAGCATCGGACAAGTGACAAAAGCATATCTTGCTAACGGCGCAACTTGGGGACCAGAAGGACCAAAAGCGGTCATTACTCGCATTTTGTCCTCCCTCGACCAAACTTCGATTCTGAATCGGATTAAAGATGAGTTGGTAGCGAAACTAGGGGCGAGGGGTTAG
- a CDS encoding SDR family oxidoreductase → MPEEQTLQPPQQQEQRPGKESEMTPQPKADDSKYRGSGKLQGKVALITGGDSGIGRAVAIAYAKEGADVAILYLNEHDDAKETKRLVEEQGKKAVAIAGDIGDENFCKQAIQQTIDEFGKLDILVNNAAEQHPQESIEQISAEQLERTFRTNIFSMFFMTKAAMPHLKEGSAIVNTTSVTAYQGNPTLLDYSSTKGAIVAFTRSLSKSLIEKGIRVNAVAPGPVWTPLIPSTFPEDKVANFGKQVPMQRPGQPEEIAPSYVFLASDDSSYIAGQVIHPNGGTVVNG, encoded by the coding sequence ATGCCAGAAGAACAAACGTTACAACCTCCTCAACAGCAAGAACAAAGACCAGGAAAAGAGTCCGAAATGACTCCTCAACCCAAAGCCGATGACTCTAAATATCGTGGTAGTGGGAAGTTGCAGGGTAAAGTAGCGCTAATTACTGGCGGCGATAGCGGCATCGGACGGGCAGTAGCCATTGCTTATGCTAAAGAAGGCGCAGATGTGGCAATCCTCTACTTGAACGAACACGACGATGCGAAAGAAACAAAGCGTCTCGTAGAAGAACAAGGTAAAAAGGCGGTGGCGATCGCGGGCGATATTGGCGATGAAAACTTCTGTAAGCAAGCCATACAACAAACGATTGATGAATTTGGCAAACTCGATATTTTGGTGAATAACGCCGCCGAACAGCATCCCCAAGAAAGCATCGAACAGATCAGCGCCGAACAATTGGAACGTACTTTCCGCACCAATATTTTTAGCATGTTCTTCATGACAAAGGCAGCAATGCCTCACTTAAAAGAAGGTAGCGCGATCGTCAATACAACTTCTGTCACCGCATATCAAGGCAATCCAACACTGTTAGATTACTCTTCCACCAAAGGCGCGATCGTTGCCTTTACGCGATCGCTATCCAAGAGCTTGATTGAAAAAGGCATTCGCGTCAATGCCGTTGCCCCTGGTCCGGTTTGGACTCCCCTAATTCCTTCAACTTTCCCAGAAGATAAAGTTGCCAATTTTGGTAAGCAAGTCCCGATGCAAAGACCCGGACAGCCAGAGGAAATTGCCCCCAGCTACGTATTTCTCGCCTCAGATGACTCTTCCTATATTGCAGGTCAAGTGATTCATCCCAACGGTGGTACGGTTGTCAACGGTTAG
- a CDS encoding SirB1 family protein — MVPVARQFFSQEIDRSDEQIDLAKAALYIAQEEYQDLDPAEYLNALDTMAEELLERLPIQRYPLRVIHTINQYLYEDLGFKGNVNEYHDPRNSFLNDAIERRTGIPITLSLIYLELAKRIDFPMVGVGMPGHFLIRPDIPEMEIFVDAFNRGEVLFPQDCQAKLSQIYGQPVALRAEFLRSVTHRQFLARMLTNLKYIYLQQQDLEKALGTVEKILLLFPDIPGETRDRGLINYQLGHWFSAISDFESYLAQAPHAEDAPVIRKLLSQLGRG; from the coding sequence ATGGTTCCGGTAGCAAGGCAATTTTTCTCTCAAGAGATCGATCGCTCTGATGAGCAGATCGATCTAGCCAAAGCAGCTCTGTACATTGCTCAGGAGGAATATCAAGACCTCGATCCAGCAGAATATCTCAACGCTCTAGATACGATGGCAGAAGAATTACTAGAGCGGCTACCTATTCAGAGGTATCCCTTACGTGTCATTCACACTATTAATCAATACTTATATGAAGACTTAGGATTTAAAGGAAATGTTAATGAATATCACGATCCGCGTAATAGCTTCTTAAACGATGCGATCGAGCGACGGACGGGAATCCCGATTACACTATCGCTAATCTACCTAGAGTTAGCTAAGCGAATTGACTTTCCGATGGTTGGAGTGGGAATGCCAGGGCATTTCCTGATTCGTCCTGACATACCGGAAATGGAAATTTTTGTCGATGCCTTCAATCGCGGTGAAGTACTGTTTCCCCAGGACTGTCAAGCAAAATTGAGCCAAATTTACGGACAGCCTGTAGCATTACGAGCGGAATTTTTGCGATCGGTGACTCATCGGCAATTCTTAGCACGGATGCTGACAAATTTGAAGTATATTTATTTACAACAGCAGGATTTAGAAAAAGCACTGGGAACAGTAGAAAAGATTTTGCTATTGTTTCCAGATATCCCAGGTGAAACACGCGATCGCGGTTTAATCAACTACCAGTTGGGACATTGGTTTTCAGCCATTTCCGACTTTGAATCCTATCTTGCCCAAGCCCCCCATGCAGAAGATGCTCCAGTAATTCGCAAGTTGTTGAGTCAACTGGGAAGAGGATAG
- the fabI gene encoding enoyl-ACP reductase FabI, with protein sequence MLDLTGKNALVTGIANNRSIAWGIAQQLHKAGANLGITYLPDERGRMETKVADLVAPLNPSLFLPCDVQNEAQIQSTFQAIAEKWEKLDILIHCLAFANKDDLSGDISGTSRSGYAKALDISAYSLLQLSGAAKPLMTAGGSIVTLTYLGGVRVIPNYNVMGIAKAALEMSVRYLASEMGPQNIRVNAISAGPIRTLASSAVGGILDMIHHVEQVAPLRRTVTQTEVGNTAAFLCSDLASGITGQVIYVDAGYEIMGM encoded by the coding sequence ATGCTAGATTTAACTGGAAAAAATGCCCTTGTAACTGGCATAGCCAATAACCGCTCCATTGCTTGGGGGATCGCCCAACAGTTACACAAAGCTGGTGCAAACCTGGGGATCACCTATTTACCAGACGAACGCGGCAGGATGGAAACAAAAGTTGCCGATCTAGTAGCTCCCCTGAACCCCAGCCTGTTTTTGCCCTGTGACGTGCAGAATGAAGCGCAGATTCAATCTACCTTTCAGGCGATCGCAGAAAAATGGGAGAAATTAGATATTCTAATCCATTGCCTTGCCTTTGCTAACAAGGATGACTTGAGCGGAGATATCAGCGGTACTTCGCGATCGGGTTACGCTAAAGCTCTAGATATTAGTGCTTACTCTTTACTGCAATTGAGCGGAGCTGCTAAACCCCTGATGACAGCAGGGGGTAGTATTGTCACTCTTACATATTTAGGCGGCGTGCGAGTAATTCCTAACTACAACGTGATGGGAATTGCTAAAGCAGCTTTAGAAATGAGCGTGCGGTATCTTGCATCTGAAATGGGACCGCAAAACATCAGGGTGAATGCTATTTCCGCCGGTCCAATTCGTACCCTAGCTTCTTCAGCAGTAGGTGGAATCTTAGATATGATTCATCATGTCGAGCAAGTTGCTCCCTTGCGTCGCACAGTCACGCAAACTGAAGTGGGTAACACCGCAGCTTTCCTGTGCAGCGACTTAGCTAGCGGGATCACGGGTCAAGTGATATATGTCGATGCTGGTTACGAAATTATGGGTATGTAA
- a CDS encoding mechanosensitive ion channel has product MNAIWHGITHSTNWDRPLQASWQHLAQAAPPVQQGQQAVERSVDYVQNIWGSLLAFIPNLLGAVLILALGLIVAAIAKAIVKGILNRTDIDNRIAASITGRSDSRDLPRVEELIANLVYWIVILFTVVAVLNALQLEVVSRPLGGFLNTVLSFIPRILGALIFLGVAWAIATIVKLITVRGLRAARLDERLDQRPQGVTRPPNQVSLSDTIGNALYWFIFLLFLIPILDTLGLQQALQPIEGLVSEILSALPNILVAVIIAAAGWLLATVVRRIVTNLLISTGIDQAGSRFGLRTTAGGQSLSGIIGTIVYVLILIPVAIAALQQLRIDAISTPAIAMLQQILNALPLIFTAALILILAYFLGRFVGDLVTNILTSIGFNNIFSVLGLPTLRRRSAAPSPTYEEPGAIPPPPSTGQPTVIQREPTPTISARTPAEIVGIIVFVGIMLFATVTAVNILGIPALTTLVSGIIVIFGRILAGLVVFAIGLFLANLAYNIITSSGDRQAQILGQIARIAIIALVSAMALQQIGIAQDIVNLAFGLLFGAIAVASAIAFGLGGREIAGQQVREILESFKQQRNLPPRT; this is encoded by the coding sequence ATGAATGCAATTTGGCACGGGATAACCCACTCGACTAACTGGGATAGACCCCTGCAAGCGTCTTGGCAACATTTGGCGCAAGCAGCACCACCAGTACAGCAGGGACAACAGGCTGTTGAGCGAAGTGTGGATTACGTACAAAATATTTGGGGTAGCTTGTTAGCGTTTATTCCTAACTTGCTGGGAGCAGTCTTGATTCTGGCGCTTGGTTTGATCGTGGCTGCGATCGCTAAAGCTATAGTCAAAGGCATCCTCAATCGCACGGATATTGACAATCGCATTGCAGCAAGTATTACTGGTCGTTCGGATAGCCGCGACTTACCCAGAGTCGAAGAACTGATTGCCAACCTAGTCTATTGGATTGTGATTCTCTTCACCGTAGTAGCGGTGCTAAACGCACTCCAACTAGAGGTCGTATCTCGTCCTTTGGGTGGCTTTCTCAATACTGTACTGAGCTTCATTCCTCGAATACTAGGAGCGCTGATCTTTCTGGGTGTAGCTTGGGCGATTGCGACGATCGTGAAGTTGATTACAGTCCGAGGACTACGCGCTGCTAGGCTGGACGAGCGTTTAGACCAGCGACCGCAAGGAGTAACCCGACCACCAAACCAAGTATCGCTGAGCGATACGATTGGTAATGCCTTGTACTGGTTTATATTTTTGCTGTTTTTAATTCCTATCCTCGATACTCTTGGTTTGCAGCAAGCATTACAACCAATAGAGGGTTTGGTGAGCGAGATTCTCTCAGCGTTGCCAAATATTTTGGTAGCAGTCATTATTGCTGCTGCTGGTTGGTTGTTGGCGACTGTAGTGCGTCGGATCGTCACTAATTTGCTGATCTCAACTGGAATTGACCAAGCAGGATCGCGCTTTGGACTGCGAACCACGGCAGGAGGGCAATCTTTATCGGGCATTATTGGCACGATTGTCTACGTCCTCATTTTGATTCCAGTAGCGATCGCGGCACTACAACAACTGCGCATTGATGCGATCTCGACTCCAGCGATCGCCATGTTGCAACAGATCCTCAATGCTTTACCACTAATTTTTACAGCAGCATTAATTCTCATCCTGGCTTACTTCCTGGGACGATTCGTCGGAGATCTGGTGACGAATATTCTCACAAGTATTGGCTTCAACAATATCTTCTCCGTATTGGGACTACCTACTCTCAGACGCAGAAGCGCCGCGCCAAGCCCCACCTATGAGGAACCAGGAGCAATTCCGCCACCACCATCGACGGGGCAGCCAACAGTCATTCAAAGGGAACCAACACCTACAATCTCCGCTCGTACACCAGCTGAAATTGTTGGCATTATTGTATTTGTGGGAATTATGCTGTTCGCTACGGTGACGGCAGTTAATATTTTGGGTATTCCCGCATTAACTACCCTTGTAAGCGGTATTATCGTCATTTTTGGACGAATTTTAGCTGGATTGGTAGTATTCGCCATTGGCTTATTTCTGGCAAACTTGGCTTACAACATCATCACCAGTTCGGGCGATCGCCAAGCCCAGATTTTAGGACAGATAGCCCGCATAGCAATTATTGCCCTCGTCTCAGCAATGGCGCTGCAACAGATTGGGATTGCCCAAGATATCGTAAATTTAGCATTCGGATTGCTATTTGGCGCGATCGCTGTTGCTTCTGCGATCGCCTTCGGTTTGGGTGGTCGGGAAATAGCCGGACAACAAGTACGGGAAATTCTCGAATCCTTCAAGCAGCAGCGGAATTTACCTCCACGGACGTGA
- a CDS encoding SRPBCC family protein, translating to MTQIFEQSIEIAASATAVERCITDLHLMHRWLNPALRCEPVGEWSTEIGSRSRFLIQVPLVKPTLECVTLDRAPGLIVWGFEGFFRGSDRWECQPLPQGTRLLNRFEFEIPNPIVSWGFHTFAAPWTQADMKTQLQRLKQVAEEVK from the coding sequence ATGACACAAATATTTGAACAATCAATTGAGATTGCTGCTAGTGCAACGGCTGTCGAGCGTTGCATTACCGACTTGCATCTAATGCATCGGTGGTTGAACCCAGCCCTGCGTTGCGAACCTGTAGGCGAGTGGAGTACGGAAATAGGTAGCCGCAGCCGTTTTCTTATTCAAGTTCCCTTAGTCAAACCAACTTTAGAATGCGTCACGCTCGATCGCGCTCCCGGGTTAATTGTCTGGGGGTTTGAGGGTTTTTTTCGGGGTAGCGATCGCTGGGAGTGTCAGCCTTTACCCCAAGGAACGCGCCTGCTTAACCGCTTTGAATTTGAGATTCCCAATCCCATCGTTAGCTGGGGTTTCCACACCTTCGCCGCCCCCTGGACGCAAGCAGACATGAAAACTCAACTCCAGCGCCTCAAGCAGGTTGCAGAGGAAGTGAAATGA
- a CDS encoding pre-16S rRNA-processing nuclease YqgF, whose translation MGMDSTVILGFDPGRDKCGVAVMGLDGNLSYHQVVPATEAIATIQALRQQYPISLLVMGDRTTSKQWQQKISQAQLEPLTIVMVDERNTTLEARDRYWQMYPPTGLSRLIPQGMRQPPRAIDDIVAILLIERYLDAGNG comes from the coding sequence ATGGGGATGGACTCAACTGTGATATTAGGCTTCGATCCTGGTCGAGATAAATGCGGTGTGGCAGTGATGGGGCTGGATGGTAATTTGTCCTACCATCAAGTTGTACCAGCTACAGAAGCGATCGCCACTATTCAAGCGTTACGCCAACAATATCCCATCTCCCTATTGGTTATGGGCGATCGAACCACATCCAAACAGTGGCAGCAAAAAATTAGTCAAGCACAACTAGAACCGCTAACAATAGTCATGGTAGACGAACGTAACACGACTTTAGAAGCACGCGATCGCTACTGGCAGATGTATCCTCCAACTGGTCTTTCTCGCCTCATCCCGCAGGGAATGCGTCAACCCCCACGGGCGATCGACGATATCGTAGCAATATTGCTCATTGAAAGATATTTAGATGCTGGTAATGGGTAA
- the ntcA gene encoding global nitrogen regulator NtcA, translating into MVVTQDRPLAQVFRQVGAGSFPPVVEVFERGKTIFFPGDPAERVYFLLKGAVKLSRVYEAGEEITVALLRENSVFGVLSLLTGNRSDRFYHAVAFTPVELLSAPIEQVEQALKENPDLSMLMLRGLSSRILQTEMMIETLAHRDMGSRLVSFLLILCRDFGLPSPDGITVDLKLSHQAIAEAIGSTRVTVTRLLGDLRDKNMISIHKKKITVHNPVILSQQFT; encoded by the coding sequence ATGGTCGTGACGCAAGATAGACCGCTAGCACAGGTATTTCGGCAGGTAGGAGCAGGTTCGTTTCCACCAGTCGTAGAAGTATTTGAACGGGGCAAAACAATATTTTTTCCTGGCGATCCGGCAGAACGGGTCTATTTCTTACTCAAAGGCGCGGTGAAGTTGTCTAGAGTATATGAAGCAGGAGAAGAGATCACCGTTGCACTATTGCGAGAAAATAGCGTATTCGGCGTGCTGTCGCTGCTGACAGGCAATCGTAGCGATCGCTTTTATCATGCAGTAGCTTTTACACCAGTGGAGTTACTCTCAGCACCAATCGAGCAAGTCGAGCAAGCGCTGAAAGAAAATCCCGATCTGTCAATGTTAATGCTGCGGGGCTTATCTTCGCGGATCTTGCAGACAGAAATGATGATTGAAACCCTGGCTCACCGCGATATGGGTTCGCGCTTGGTCAGTTTCTTATTAATTCTGTGCCGCGATTTCGGTCTTCCCAGTCCAGATGGGATCACGGTCGATCTCAAGCTTTCCCATCAGGCGATCGCAGAAGCTATTGGTTCTACCCGCGTTACCGTCACCCGCTTGCTAGGAGACTTGCGCGATAAAAACATGATCTCCATCCACAAAAAGAAAATCACCGTTCACAACCCCGTCATATTGAGTCAGCAGTTTACTTAG
- a CDS encoding DUF3146 family protein, whose protein sequence is MSRKRLPETVAHVRITRQSWQHGLLEGEVCAGNFEWQFQWRFHRGELSVKPSQGRALIQEPLGRFLEQRDYQLEPGGDYAFKIRAEI, encoded by the coding sequence GTGAGTCGTAAACGATTACCAGAAACTGTTGCCCACGTTCGGATTACACGACAATCTTGGCAGCACGGTTTGCTAGAGGGAGAAGTGTGCGCTGGTAATTTTGAGTGGCAATTCCAGTGGCGATTTCACCGAGGCGAGTTATCTGTTAAACCTTCGCAAGGACGGGCATTGATCCAAGAACCTCTTGGTCGCTTTTTAGAGCAACGGGATTATCAGCTAGAACCAGGCGGAGATTACGCATTTAAAATTCGGGCAGAAATTTAA